A window of the Yersinia rochesterensis genome harbors these coding sequences:
- a CDS encoding YciC family protein — protein sequence MPITANTLYRDSFNFLRNQLPAILLLALLTAFITVMLNQAFIPDTEQLSSLSSTESDFASSGNLSITELVAQLTPEQQIVLLKVSAAATFSALIGNVLLVGGMLTLISMVSQGRRVSALQAIGISLPILPRLLLLMFIGTLLIQLGITLFIVPGIIIAVALSLSPAIVTTEKIGVFAAMKASTKLAFANVRLIIPAMMLWIAAKLILLYLVNHLTVLPTPIASVVLASLSNLVSALLLVYLFRLYMLLRPTDVAV from the coding sequence ATGCCTATCACGGCTAACACTTTATACCGTGACAGTTTTAACTTTCTACGCAATCAGCTACCCGCCATTCTGTTGCTGGCGCTGCTGACTGCGTTCATTACCGTCATGTTAAATCAGGCATTTATCCCTGATACTGAACAATTGAGTAGTTTAAGTTCTACAGAAAGTGATTTCGCGTCATCAGGCAATCTCAGCATTACAGAATTAGTGGCGCAGCTCACACCGGAGCAACAGATTGTGCTGCTCAAAGTGTCAGCGGCGGCAACTTTTTCTGCATTAATCGGTAACGTATTATTAGTCGGTGGCATGCTGACGCTGATTTCTATGGTTTCTCAAGGCCGTCGTGTTAGCGCATTGCAGGCAATTGGCATCTCCCTGCCTATTTTACCCCGCCTACTGCTGCTGATGTTCATCGGCACCTTGTTGATTCAGTTGGGAATAACCCTGTTTATCGTGCCGGGTATCATCATTGCTGTCGCACTTTCCCTGTCACCTGCTATCGTCACGACAGAAAAAATAGGCGTTTTTGCCGCCATGAAAGCCAGCACTAAATTGGCATTTGCCAATGTGCGGTTGATTATTCCGGCAATGATGCTGTGGATAGCGGCTAAACTAATTTTACTGTATTTGGTCAATCACCTGACGGTGTTGCCGACGCCAATTGCCAGTGTCGTTTTAGCTTCACTGAGTAATCTGGTTTCTGCATTACTGCTGGTGTATCTGTTCCGCTTATATATGTTATTGCGTCCAACGGATGTTGCCGTATAA
- the trpCF gene encoding bifunctional indole-3-glycerol-phosphate synthase TrpC/phosphoribosylanthranilate isomerase TrpF: MQDTGLNKTVLHKIVGDKEIWLAARKLQQPLASFQNDITPSQRDFYHALRGDKTVFILECKKASPSKGVIRDNFNPAEIAAVYKNYASAISVLTDEKYFQGSFDFLPQVSAVVTQPVLCKDFIIDAYQIQLARFYQADAILLMLSVLDDETYRQLAAVAHSLNMGVLTEASNAEELERAIALEAKVVGINNRDLRDLSISLDRTRELAPRLPEGVTVISESGINNYQQVRELGHFANGFLIGSALMSEPDLNAAVRRVLLGENKVCGLTRAQDATAAYQAGAVYGGLIFVGNSPRYVDIARARTVISGAPLKYVGVFRDAEIETIQQTAERLSLTAVQLHGHEDQAYINQLREILPASCQIWKALSVSDTVPARNLQHVERYVLDNGQGGTGQRFDWSLLAGQPLNNVLLAGGLGPDNCGAAAQLGAAGLDLNSGIESAPGIKDPQKIAAVFDTLRTY; this comes from the coding sequence ATGCAGGATACTGGGCTTAACAAAACTGTACTCCACAAAATAGTGGGCGATAAGGAAATCTGGCTTGCTGCGCGGAAATTGCAACAGCCTCTGGCCAGCTTCCAAAATGACATTACCCCGAGCCAGCGCGATTTTTATCACGCGCTACGGGGCGACAAAACGGTGTTTATTCTGGAATGCAAAAAAGCATCGCCGTCCAAGGGTGTCATTCGCGATAATTTTAACCCGGCTGAGATTGCCGCAGTTTACAAAAATTACGCCTCGGCTATCTCGGTATTGACCGATGAAAAATACTTTCAGGGCAGTTTTGATTTCTTGCCGCAAGTCAGTGCCGTAGTGACTCAACCGGTCTTGTGCAAAGATTTTATTATTGATGCTTACCAAATCCAGCTCGCCCGTTTTTATCAGGCAGATGCTATTTTGCTGATGTTATCTGTGCTTGATGATGAAACTTACCGCCAACTGGCCGCCGTGGCTCATAGCCTGAATATGGGCGTGTTGACGGAGGCCAGCAACGCCGAGGAGCTGGAACGCGCCATTGCATTAGAGGCGAAAGTCGTCGGTATCAATAACCGTGACTTACGCGACTTGTCTATCAGCCTTGATCGCACCCGCGAATTGGCTCCCCGCTTACCCGAGGGCGTGACGGTCATCAGCGAATCCGGCATCAATAACTACCAGCAAGTGCGTGAACTCGGCCACTTTGCCAACGGTTTCCTGATTGGCAGCGCGTTGATGTCCGAACCCGATCTGAATGCTGCGGTACGCCGCGTATTGCTGGGCGAGAATAAAGTCTGCGGGCTGACCCGCGCCCAAGACGCTACCGCCGCTTACCAGGCCGGTGCTGTATATGGCGGGTTGATTTTTGTCGGCAATTCACCACGTTATGTGGATATTGCACGCGCCCGCACAGTTATTAGTGGTGCGCCGCTAAAATATGTCGGGGTGTTCCGTGATGCCGAAATCGAAACTATACAACAAACTGCCGAGCGCCTGTCACTAACCGCCGTGCAATTACATGGGCATGAAGATCAAGCCTATATCAACCAACTGCGCGAAATATTGCCCGCCAGTTGCCAAATTTGGAAGGCATTGAGTGTCAGCGACACGGTGCCAGCACGCAATTTACAGCATGTCGAGCGCTATGTTTTGGATAATGGCCAAGGTGGCACCGGTCAACGCTTTGACTGGTCATTATTAGCCGGCCAGCCATTGAATAACGTATTGCTGGCGGGTGGATTAGGGCCGGATAACTGCGGTGCTGCGGCCCAATTGGGTGCTGCTGGCCTGGATCTCAATTCCGGTATCGAAAGCGCCCCCGGCATTAAAGATCCTCAAAAGATTGCTGCGGTGTTCGACACTTTACGCACTTATTAA
- a CDS encoding zf-TFIIB domain-containing protein, protein MQCPVCKDTQLVMSERKSIEIDYCPNCRGVWLDRGELDKIIEKSTESAPAASYAEPRNSDRDRDHHGYSKPKHYKKKSFLSELFD, encoded by the coding sequence ATGCAGTGTCCAGTATGCAAAGATACCCAACTGGTTATGTCTGAACGTAAAAGCATTGAGATTGATTATTGCCCGAACTGCCGTGGTGTTTGGCTTGATCGCGGAGAGCTTGATAAAATCATTGAAAAATCAACTGAGAGCGCGCCTGCGGCCTCTTATGCTGAGCCAAGAAATAGTGACCGTGATCGCGACCATCACGGATATTCAAAGCCCAAGCACTATAAAAAGAAAAGTTTTCTGTCAGAGTTATTTGATTGA
- a CDS encoding EAL domain-containing protein: protein MDSRLNIAVDCTFICEPVYKRDGKLLAVELLSRFTTASFKSPIYTERFLHQLNAQMKAKLLRTQLCEVKNQQQWFTEHQIILSINIDFDMANAVLNDEEVILLLSSMPFIRLEIMECFPNLSDGAENALLSKLAKRYSLWLDDFGSGDAHIAAAASGFFECVKVDKHFYWQWGGGASFDNLVVSLRSHCQHVIIEGVETHQQFSQLADMGIDAMQGYLFSSCPLDAVSYLPLQYDHFNIRECR, encoded by the coding sequence GTGGATAGCAGACTAAACATTGCTGTTGATTGCACTTTTATCTGTGAACCGGTTTACAAACGTGACGGTAAGTTACTTGCAGTAGAGTTATTGAGTCGTTTTACCACAGCCTCTTTTAAATCGCCCATTTATACTGAGCGCTTCTTACATCAACTTAATGCTCAGATGAAAGCAAAATTATTGCGTACTCAATTATGTGAAGTAAAAAATCAGCAGCAGTGGTTTACTGAACATCAAATAATACTCTCAATAAATATAGATTTTGATATGGCAAATGCGGTGTTAAATGATGAAGAAGTCATATTGTTGTTGAGTTCAATGCCTTTTATCCGATTAGAAATAATGGAATGTTTTCCTAATCTCAGTGATGGCGCTGAGAATGCATTATTGAGTAAGCTGGCTAAACGATATTCTCTCTGGTTGGACGATTTTGGTAGCGGTGATGCTCACATTGCAGCAGCAGCCAGCGGCTTTTTTGAATGTGTAAAAGTTGATAAGCACTTTTATTGGCAATGGGGTGGGGGGGCCAGCTTTGACAATCTGGTCGTGAGTTTGCGCAGCCATTGCCAGCATGTGATTATTGAGGGTGTCGAAACTCACCAGCAGTTTAGCCAACTTGCCGATATGGGCATTGATGCCATGCAAGGTTATTTATTCAGTTCTTGCCCATTAGATGCGGTGAGCTACCTGCCTCTGCAATATGATCATTTTAATATTAGAGAATGCCGTTAG
- the yciA gene encoding acyl-CoA thioester hydrolase YciA, with amino-acid sequence MTQEQISPRGEPVLPNGELVLRTLAMPADTNANGDIFGGWLMSQMDIGGAIQAKEIAHGRVVTVRVDGMTFLKPVAVGDVVCCYARCIKSGHSSITINIEVWVKKVSSEPIGQRYKATEAVFTYVAVDDAGKARALPEGSRNFEVGAAQ; translated from the coding sequence ATGACCCAAGAACAAATATCACCTCGCGGTGAACCGGTATTACCCAACGGTGAGCTGGTACTTCGCACCCTTGCGATGCCCGCCGATACCAATGCCAACGGGGATATTTTCGGTGGTTGGTTGATGTCACAAATGGACATTGGCGGCGCTATTCAAGCTAAAGAGATAGCCCATGGCCGAGTCGTCACGGTGCGGGTTGATGGCATGACTTTCCTCAAACCGGTTGCCGTGGGTGACGTGGTTTGTTGTTATGCCCGCTGCATTAAGTCTGGCCACAGCTCTATTACCATTAATATTGAAGTCTGGGTGAAAAAGGTCTCTTCTGAGCCAATTGGACAGCGCTATAAGGCCACTGAAGCGGTATTCACCTATGTGGCCGTTGATGATGCAGGTAAAGCCCGCGCCTTGCCTGAAGGCAGCCGAAATTTTGAAGTTGGCGCGGCGCAATAA
- the trpA gene encoding tryptophan synthase subunit alpha, whose translation MERYQQLFQQLAAKKEGAFVPFVQLGDPTPALSLEIIDTLIAAGADALELGIPFSDPLADGPTIQNAALRAFAAGVTPSICFEMLAEILQKHPTIPIGLLMYANLVFHNGIDTFYQRCADVGVDSVLIADVPFEESLPFRTAALRHGIAPIFICPPNADDDLLREIASHGRGYTYLLSRAGVTGAENHGHQPLNHLIDKLREYNAAPALQGFGISEPEQVKISLAAGAAGAISGSAIVKIIENNVSQPTEMLAQLASFVTKMKAATRN comes from the coding sequence ATGGAGCGTTATCAGCAGCTTTTCCAACAATTGGCCGCCAAAAAAGAAGGCGCGTTTGTTCCTTTCGTCCAACTTGGTGACCCAACACCGGCGCTTTCTTTAGAGATTATCGACACCTTAATTGCCGCCGGTGCCGATGCATTGGAGCTGGGTATTCCCTTCTCTGACCCATTGGCGGATGGCCCGACGATTCAAAATGCGGCGCTACGTGCTTTCGCCGCCGGTGTTACCCCGAGTATTTGTTTTGAAATGCTGGCAGAAATTCTCCAAAAGCACCCTACCATTCCTATTGGGCTGCTAATGTATGCAAATCTGGTATTCCATAACGGAATTGATACTTTCTATCAGCGCTGCGCTGATGTAGGTGTCGACTCGGTGCTGATTGCTGACGTGCCGTTTGAAGAGTCACTACCGTTCCGCACAGCGGCCTTGCGCCACGGCATTGCGCCTATCTTTATCTGCCCGCCTAATGCCGATGATGATTTGTTGCGAGAAATTGCCTCTCACGGTCGTGGCTATACCTATCTGCTTTCTCGTGCGGGTGTGACCGGTGCAGAGAATCATGGCCACCAGCCTTTGAATCATTTAATAGATAAACTGCGTGAATATAATGCCGCGCCAGCCCTGCAAGGTTTTGGTATTTCAGAACCAGAACAGGTAAAAATCAGTCTGGCGGCCGGGGCTGCAGGGGCTATTTCGGGTTCTGCAATTGTCAAAATCATTGAAAACAATGTCTCACAGCCCACAGAGATGCTCGCGCAATTGGCGAGTTTTGTGACTAAAATGAAAGCCGCTACCCGCAACTAG
- a CDS encoding YciY family protein has product MRRSKNEVGRWRMLRQHQRRRNRWLEGQSRRYRHIYSVRQLHEHQHRRALLFTVAYEW; this is encoded by the coding sequence ATGAGACGGAGTAAAAATGAGGTAGGCCGTTGGCGTATGTTGCGGCAACATCAGCGCAGAAGAAATCGCTGGCTTGAAGGTCAATCACGGCGCTATCGCCATATCTATAGTGTTCGGCAACTCCACGAGCATCAACATCGTAGAGCACTATTGTTCACTGTGGCTTATGAATGGTGA
- the trpB gene encoding tryptophan synthase subunit beta has product MMTTLNPYFGEFGGMYVPQILMPALKQLEEAFVSAQLDPEFQAEFQDLLKNYAGRPTALTLCQNLTAGTKTKLYLKREDLLHGGAHKTNQVLGQALLAKRMGKTEIIAETGAGQHGVASALACALLGLKCRIYMGAKDIERQSPNVFRMRLMGAEVIPVHSGSSTLKDACNEALRDWSGSYETAHYMLGTAAGPHPYPTIVREFQRMIGEETKAQMLDREGRLPDAVLACIGGGSNAIGMFADFIDEPGVGLIGVEPAGLGIETGQHGAPLKHGKVGIYFGMKSPMMQTSDGQIEESYSISAGLDFPSVGPQHAYLNSIGRADYVSVTDDEALEAFKALSCKEGIIPALESSHALAHALKMIKASPEKEQILVVNLSGRGDKDIFTVHDILKARGEI; this is encoded by the coding sequence ATAATGACCACATTGAATCCTTATTTTGGCGAGTTCGGGGGCATGTATGTGCCACAGATTCTGATGCCAGCATTGAAGCAACTGGAAGAGGCTTTTGTCAGCGCTCAGTTAGACCCTGAGTTCCAGGCGGAATTTCAGGATTTGTTAAAGAACTATGCCGGGCGTCCCACTGCCCTAACCCTATGTCAGAATTTGACCGCTGGGACAAAAACCAAGCTATATCTGAAGCGCGAAGACCTGTTACACGGCGGTGCGCACAAAACAAATCAGGTGTTAGGCCAAGCTTTATTAGCAAAACGCATGGGTAAGACAGAAATCATTGCTGAAACCGGTGCCGGTCAGCATGGTGTGGCGTCAGCGTTAGCCTGCGCGCTGCTCGGCTTAAAATGCCGCATTTATATGGGCGCTAAAGATATTGAGCGCCAGTCACCCAACGTATTCCGCATGCGCTTGATGGGAGCGGAAGTTATTCCGGTGCACAGTGGCTCCTCAACATTGAAAGATGCTTGTAATGAAGCCCTGCGTGACTGGTCTGGTAGCTACGAAACCGCCCACTATATGCTGGGAACCGCCGCTGGCCCGCACCCTTATCCGACTATTGTGCGTGAGTTCCAACGGATGATCGGCGAAGAAACTAAAGCACAAATGCTGGACAGAGAAGGCCGTCTGCCAGATGCCGTGCTGGCATGCATCGGTGGCGGTTCTAACGCCATTGGGATGTTTGCTGATTTTATCGATGAGCCGGGTGTTGGGCTGATTGGTGTCGAACCGGCGGGGCTGGGTATCGAAACCGGTCAACATGGCGCGCCCCTCAAACACGGTAAAGTGGGTATCTACTTCGGTATGAAATCGCCGATGATGCAAACCAGTGATGGTCAAATTGAAGAATCTTACTCAATTTCTGCGGGTTTAGACTTCCCGTCAGTGGGGCCGCAACATGCTTATTTGAACAGCATCGGGCGCGCTGACTATGTTTCCGTGACCGACGATGAAGCTCTGGAAGCATTTAAAGCGCTGTCGTGTAAAGAAGGGATTATCCCGGCATTGGAATCGTCCCATGCACTGGCACATGCTTTAAAAATGATTAAAGCTTCACCGGAAAAAGAACAGATATTGGTGGTGAATCTGTCCGGGCGTGGTGATAAAGATATTTTCACTGTTCACGATATCCTGAAAGCACGGGGAGAAATTTAA
- the ompW gene encoding outer membrane protein OmpW — MKKVTLALLAVATLASTAVSAHQAGDYIFRAGTATVRPNTGSDDVLGYGSFKADNNTQLGLTFSYLVTDNIGVELLAATPFRHKVGLGPTGDIAEVKQLPPTLMAQYYFRDKQDKLRPYLGIGLNYTTFFDEKFNNTGTSAGLTDLSVKDSWGVAGQAGLDYMVSENWMVNMSVWWMNIETDVKFKAAGQEQSIHTRLDPWVFMFGAGYRF; from the coding sequence ATGAAAAAAGTCACTTTGGCATTGTTAGCCGTAGCAACTCTGGCATCGACTGCGGTAAGTGCGCACCAAGCAGGCGATTATATTTTCCGGGCAGGGACGGCAACTGTCAGACCCAATACCGGGTCTGATGATGTGCTAGGTTATGGTTCTTTCAAAGCGGATAACAATACCCAGTTGGGTCTGACCTTCAGTTATCTGGTTACTGATAACATCGGGGTTGAACTTTTGGCCGCGACGCCGTTTCGTCATAAGGTTGGCCTTGGGCCGACCGGCGATATTGCAGAAGTTAAGCAATTGCCACCGACATTAATGGCACAATATTATTTCCGAGATAAACAAGACAAATTGCGCCCATACCTGGGGATAGGTCTGAACTACACCACGTTCTTTGATGAGAAATTCAACAATACCGGCACTTCTGCTGGGCTGACGGATTTAAGTGTCAAAGACTCTTGGGGTGTAGCCGGTCAGGCCGGTTTGGATTACATGGTCAGCGAAAACTGGATGGTGAATATGTCTGTCTGGTGGATGAATATCGAAACTGACGTGAAATTCAAAGCAGCAGGTCAAGAGCAAAGTATTCATACCCGTCTTGATCCATGGGTGTTTATGTTTGGCGCTGGCTATCGTTTCTAA
- a CDS encoding SulP family inorganic anion transporter, whose protein sequence is MQRKSLRYWMPGLTQLMAYEREWLKPDMRAGLSVAAVALPIAIAYAELTGVSAAVGLYSCILPMIAYAFFGSSRQLIVGPDAATCAVIAAVVAPLAAGNSEVHWQLTIMMTLMMGTWCLVASRFKLGALADLLSRPILTGLLNGVAITIIVDQLGKVFGFMTRPPQLIERVLALPYNLVNSHLPTVAISLLTFVVLYGVKWLRPNWPAPLLAIVMATFVSWAANMQQFGVGVVGGFEGGLPMVHWPDFQPGLLRDMVIPALNLAVVSFVSMMLTARSFAAKNGYEVDADVELRALGVTNIVSALSQGFAISGASTRTAVNDANNGKSQLVSIIAALVIAMVLLFLTRPLQYIPIAALGVVLIYAAWSLLGFRSLWQLRKRNTQAFYLAIFTFVSVVLVGVISGIGLAVLLGLLQFLRTVFRPTEQLLGVNADGMIHSMRSGNGIKPVPGVMIYRFNSPLTYFNVAYFKRRILNLVDSTPHPANWVVIDAVASFTYADISVLAAIDELKRDLKQRNIKLILAGRRTELTRWFRINRLKSHDDDLILVPDLYLALKLIQSKQRVAERQEPETEPEISTTANVLNPE, encoded by the coding sequence ATGCAGAGAAAATCACTCCGGTATTGGATGCCGGGTTTGACCCAATTAATGGCTTATGAACGCGAATGGCTCAAGCCAGATATGAGAGCCGGGTTGTCGGTGGCGGCAGTGGCATTACCCATCGCCATCGCCTATGCGGAATTGACCGGTGTTAGTGCCGCCGTCGGCTTGTATTCTTGTATTTTGCCAATGATTGCTTATGCATTCTTTGGTTCATCGCGGCAATTGATTGTCGGGCCGGATGCAGCAACCTGCGCGGTAATAGCCGCGGTGGTTGCCCCATTGGCGGCGGGGAATAGCGAGGTTCACTGGCAGCTTACCATCATGATGACTCTGATGATGGGGACATGGTGCTTGGTGGCTAGCCGCTTCAAGTTGGGGGCGTTAGCGGATTTATTATCGCGGCCGATACTGACCGGCTTACTCAATGGGGTGGCGATCACCATTATTGTTGATCAATTAGGCAAAGTTTTTGGTTTTATGACCCGCCCGCCTCAATTGATCGAGCGGGTTTTGGCACTGCCGTATAATTTGGTTAACAGCCATTTACCTACTGTCGCGATTTCACTACTGACTTTTGTGGTGCTGTATGGCGTCAAGTGGTTACGGCCAAATTGGCCCGCGCCTTTGTTGGCGATTGTCATGGCGACCTTTGTCTCTTGGGCTGCCAATATGCAGCAATTTGGTGTTGGGGTGGTAGGGGGCTTTGAAGGCGGTTTGCCGATGGTGCATTGGCCTGATTTCCAGCCGGGTCTGTTACGTGACATGGTGATCCCGGCACTCAACCTCGCGGTAGTCAGCTTTGTCAGTATGATGCTCACGGCCCGCAGTTTTGCAGCGAAAAATGGTTATGAAGTCGATGCGGATGTCGAGCTGCGCGCGCTCGGTGTCACCAACATTGTTTCTGCTTTGTCTCAGGGTTTTGCCATCAGTGGAGCCAGCACCCGCACTGCGGTGAATGATGCCAATAATGGTAAAAGCCAGTTGGTGTCCATTATTGCCGCATTGGTTATCGCCATGGTATTGCTGTTTTTAACTCGCCCACTGCAATATATTCCGATAGCCGCACTGGGCGTGGTGCTGATTTATGCCGCCTGGTCTTTGCTCGGATTTAGGAGCTTATGGCAATTACGCAAACGTAATACGCAAGCTTTCTATTTGGCGATTTTTACTTTCGTCAGCGTGGTATTGGTCGGTGTTATCAGTGGCATTGGTTTGGCGGTATTGTTGGGGTTATTACAATTCTTGCGCACCGTTTTCCGCCCGACAGAGCAGTTATTGGGGGTGAATGCTGATGGCATGATCCATTCAATGCGCAGTGGAAATGGCATTAAACCCGTACCCGGCGTGATGATTTACCGTTTTAACTCGCCACTGACGTATTTCAACGTCGCCTATTTTAAACGGCGCATTCTGAATTTGGTCGACAGCACGCCACATCCAGCCAATTGGGTGGTGATTGATGCGGTTGCCAGCTTTACCTATGCGGATATCAGTGTGTTGGCGGCTATTGATGAGCTTAAGCGCGACTTAAAACAGCGCAATATTAAGCTGATATTGGCCGGGCGGCGCACTGAGTTGACGCGCTGGTTCCGGATTAATCGGCTGAAAAGTCATGATGATGACCTGATTTTGGTGCCCGATCTCTATTTAGCTCTCAAGCTGATTCAGAGTAAACAGCGGGTGGCAGAGAGACAAGAGCCGGAAACTGAACCGGAAATCAGTACAACAGCAAATGTATTGAATCCTGAATAA
- a CDS encoding septation protein A, translated as MKQLLDFLPLVVFFVFYKMYDIFVASGALIVATLLALAFTWVKYRKVEKMTLVTAIMVLVFGTLTLAFHSDLFIKWKVTVLYVLFAVALLISQWFMKKPLIQRMLGKELTLPDTVWSTLNLSWAVFFLVCGLLNIYVAFWLPQDIWVNFKVFGLTALTLVFTLISGVYIYKHMPEEQKKS; from the coding sequence ATGAAGCAACTTTTAGATTTTCTCCCATTGGTCGTGTTTTTCGTTTTCTACAAAATGTATGACATTTTTGTCGCTTCAGGGGCACTGATTGTCGCCACATTGTTAGCGCTAGCTTTTACCTGGGTCAAATACCGCAAGGTAGAAAAAATGACACTGGTCACCGCCATTATGGTGCTGGTATTTGGTACCTTGACGCTGGCGTTCCACAGTGACTTATTTATTAAGTGGAAAGTGACTGTGCTGTATGTTTTGTTCGCCGTCGCGTTGCTCATCAGCCAGTGGTTTATGAAAAAGCCCTTGATTCAGCGGATGCTTGGCAAAGAACTGACCTTGCCCGATACCGTTTGGTCGACACTGAACCTGTCTTGGGCGGTGTTCTTCTTGGTGTGCGGGCTACTGAACATTTATGTCGCGTTCTGGTTACCACAAGATATTTGGGTCAATTTCAAAGTCTTTGGCTTAACGGCTCTGACGCTGGTATTCACACTCATCAGCGGCGTTTATATCTACAAACATATGCCGGAAGAACAGAAAAAGTCATAA
- a CDS encoding BON domain-containing protein, which yields MKIFKTLAALCIAVVMAMAISACAPTAKSEGTGGYLDDTVVTTKVKTALLGEKNLKSTEISVETFKGRVQLSGFVSSRQDANRAVQITRGVPGVKSVSDQMLIK from the coding sequence ATGAAGATTTTTAAGACCTTGGCAGCCTTATGTATTGCAGTGGTCATGGCGATGGCAATATCTGCTTGTGCGCCTACAGCAAAATCGGAAGGGACTGGTGGTTATCTGGATGATACCGTGGTTACCACGAAAGTGAAAACTGCGCTGCTGGGTGAGAAGAATCTAAAATCGACTGAAATCAGTGTTGAGACGTTCAAAGGGCGGGTTCAACTGAGTGGTTTTGTTAGCTCGCGTCAGGATGCTAACCGCGCGGTACAGATTACCCGTGGTGTACCTGGGGTGAAATCTGTTAGTGATCAGATGCTTATCAAGTAA
- the tonB gene encoding TonB system transport protein TonB: MQLNKIFLGRRVTWPLVFSVGLHGSVIAALLYVSVEQMNIQPEIEDAPLAVTMVNIDTFAAPQPAAAEPQAEPEPEPEAVEEAPPEPVPVPLPEPVKPKPKPKPKPVKKEVKKPEVKKPDVKKTVAPPDDKPFKSDEPALVSTNAPVKSAPKATVPGVSTSAGPRALSKAKPNYPARALALGIEGQVKVQYDIDEDGRVTNVQILEATPRNTFEREVKQVMRKWRFDGTDKNRVTTIVFKIGGTTEMN; this comes from the coding sequence ATGCAGCTAAATAAAATTTTCCTGGGTCGACGGGTTACATGGCCACTTGTATTTTCAGTAGGGCTACATGGCAGCGTCATTGCGGCGCTGCTGTATGTATCTGTAGAGCAAATGAATATACAGCCAGAGATAGAAGACGCGCCGCTGGCTGTCACCATGGTGAATATAGATACCTTCGCGGCACCTCAGCCAGCGGCGGCGGAGCCACAGGCTGAGCCGGAACCTGAACCCGAAGCTGTTGAAGAAGCACCGCCAGAGCCGGTACCTGTCCCGCTTCCTGAACCAGTGAAACCGAAACCGAAGCCGAAACCAAAACCGGTGAAAAAAGAAGTTAAAAAGCCAGAAGTGAAAAAACCGGATGTCAAAAAGACGGTTGCGCCACCGGATGACAAGCCGTTTAAGTCGGATGAACCCGCATTGGTTTCCACTAATGCACCGGTAAAATCTGCACCTAAGGCGACGGTGCCGGGGGTATCAACATCGGCCGGGCCAAGAGCACTCAGCAAAGCGAAGCCGAATTATCCTGCTCGGGCACTGGCCTTGGGGATTGAAGGGCAGGTTAAAGTACAATATGACATTGACGAAGATGGCCGAGTCACCAATGTGCAGATATTGGAAGCAACTCCGCGCAATACCTTTGAGCGCGAAGTGAAGCAGGTGATGCGCAAATGGCGTTTTGATGGGACGGACAAAAATCGCGTTACCACTATCGTGTTCAAAATTGGTGGCACGACGGAAATGAACTAA
- a CDS encoding YciI family protein, which translates to MLYIIFATDVPDSLEKRLSVRPAHLARLQTLQDQGRLLTAGPNPAIDSADPGAAGFTGSTVIAEFESQHEAEAWAEQDPYVAAGVYHSVIVKPYKRVF; encoded by the coding sequence ATGCTGTACATAATCTTTGCGACCGATGTCCCTGATTCACTTGAGAAGCGCTTGTCTGTGCGCCCTGCACATTTGGCGCGCTTACAGACCTTACAAGATCAAGGCCGTTTATTGACGGCGGGCCCTAATCCCGCCATCGACAGTGCTGATCCTGGTGCTGCTGGGTTCACCGGTTCTACAGTGATAGCTGAATTTGAATCGCAGCACGAGGCCGAGGCTTGGGCTGAACAAGACCCTTATGTTGCCGCTGGGGTATATCACTCGGTTATTGTAAAACCTTATAAACGTGTATTTTGA